From a single Methylacidiphilum kamchatkense Kam1 genomic region:
- a CDS encoding CTP synthase, protein MKYIFVTGGVISSLGKGITAAALGTLLERRGVKISLQKLDPYLNVDPGTMNPYQHGEVYVLEDGAETDLDLGHYERFTNVKLSKLNNTTTGQIYEAVIQQERQGKYLGKTVQVIPHVTNEIKNRIMRVAESSGCDILITEIGGTTGDIEGLPFLEAIRQMALEVGSDHALFVHVTYVPYIKAAGELKTKPTQQSVAKLREIGIQPHVLVCRSDHPLTEEVRAKLSLYCNVSIEGVIEELDVQHTIYEVPLMLQKEKLDALVCKYLKLDLPEADLTDWKAFVEKIMHPSHQLSIAVVGKYIGHQDAYKSIYEALTHAGAFLSCGVEVKKVDAEEIEEKGAETLLQGSDGILVPGGFGSRGIEGKIEAAKYARLHHIPYFGLCLGMQTAIIEFSRNVVGLTDAHSTEFESMTSNPVICLLEEQKKLSSLGGSMRLGSSLCKLLPNTKAYEAYRRDTSRERHRHRYEFNMAYKPLLEKFGLKISGTTENGELVELIELENHPWFVGCQFHPEFQSRPNCPHPLFVAFLKASLEHRKKTHS, encoded by the coding sequence ATGAAATATATTTTTGTTACAGGTGGAGTAATTAGTTCTCTGGGTAAAGGCATTACAGCAGCAGCCTTGGGAACTCTATTAGAAAGAAGGGGAGTCAAAATTTCCTTACAGAAACTAGATCCCTACCTCAATGTTGATCCTGGGACGATGAACCCCTATCAGCATGGTGAGGTATATGTCCTTGAAGATGGAGCAGAAACTGATTTAGATCTTGGTCACTACGAAAGATTCACAAACGTCAAACTTTCCAAGCTTAATAATACAACCACAGGACAAATCTACGAAGCGGTCATTCAACAAGAAAGACAAGGAAAATATCTAGGCAAAACCGTTCAAGTCATTCCCCATGTGACCAATGAAATAAAAAACCGAATTATGCGAGTAGCCGAAAGTAGCGGCTGCGACATCTTGATCACTGAAATCGGAGGCACAACCGGAGATATTGAAGGCCTTCCCTTTCTTGAGGCTATCCGACAGATGGCTTTAGAAGTTGGTTCTGATCACGCTTTGTTCGTCCATGTCACCTATGTGCCTTACATCAAGGCTGCTGGAGAGCTCAAAACAAAACCAACCCAGCAGAGTGTTGCGAAACTACGAGAAATAGGCATTCAGCCTCATGTTCTAGTTTGCCGATCCGATCATCCCCTGACGGAGGAAGTTAGGGCAAAACTTTCTCTCTACTGTAATGTCTCCATTGAAGGGGTCATCGAAGAGTTAGATGTTCAACATACTATTTATGAAGTTCCTCTGATGCTTCAGAAAGAAAAACTAGATGCTCTTGTCTGCAAGTATTTGAAACTTGATCTGCCCGAAGCCGATTTAACAGATTGGAAAGCTTTTGTCGAAAAAATTATGCATCCTTCGCATCAGCTTTCTATTGCAGTGGTAGGCAAATATATCGGTCATCAGGACGCCTACAAAAGTATCTATGAAGCGTTGACCCATGCGGGAGCATTTCTTTCCTGTGGAGTGGAAGTCAAAAAAGTGGATGCTGAAGAAATCGAAGAAAAAGGGGCCGAAACGCTGCTTCAAGGATCAGATGGAATATTGGTTCCTGGAGGCTTTGGCAGTCGAGGCATTGAGGGAAAAATAGAGGCAGCAAAATATGCACGGCTTCATCACATTCCCTATTTTGGATTATGTCTTGGCATGCAGACCGCTATTATTGAATTTAGTCGAAATGTTGTTGGACTGACCGATGCCCACAGTACAGAGTTTGAAAGTATGACCTCAAACCCTGTGATCTGTTTGCTTGAGGAACAAAAAAAACTTTCTAGCCTTGGAGGGTCCATGCGGCTTGGTAGCTCTCTATGCAAACTCCTTCCCAATACAAAAGCTTATGAAGCCTATAGGCGGGATACTTCTAGAGAACGGCATAGGCATCGTTACGAGTTTAACATGGCCTATAAGCCCCTACTTGAAAAGTTCGGTTTGAAGATATCTGGTACAACAGAAAATGGAGAGCTGGTAGAACTGATTGAATTAGAAAATCATCCCTGGTTTGTTGGCTGTCAATTCCATCCAGAATTTCAATCCAGACCTAATTGCCCACATCCGTTATTTGTAGCTTTTTTAAAAGCCTCACTGGAACATCGAAAGAAAACCCATTCCTAG
- a CDS encoding glycoside hydrolase family 1 protein: protein MVKRPVASKHPSRENEKNVSFEWPHHEFLWGVATSPYQHEGGMNGEGEPLNNWAWAERDNQVEPSGKSCNFWNLAEEDLKRAKALGLNAFRLGISWSRIQPVYDLPHPENPSFLEPPPFDPTVLARYSEILAYCRALGLEPVVTLHHFTHPAWLGLDAWIHRSTINHYLRYVEYTIKYLLEHLPKDFHCEPPRFFLTVNEPNMLATCHYLYGYFPSGANRGIHAATTCLIHLLEAHSRAYFLIHSLYKSHGLKPYVSFNNYSSNLYWLDLAWLDLLHANYFGIKKQKLFSYLWDRARQLDSAFDKARFSSISLARKALGFLLKKAQHFLAYACSFESAWKELLEVIYASKQRPFDFIAFDYYDPFVEHALRWPRWNDELPKRNKTFHEWMMEAFTSKWWDWRMLPEGLAFVTHQLTHYQLPLLISENGLAYRYTPSGMMEKRRDSVLRSHYIRAHVRIVNKLREEGAPLFGYLYWSLVDNYEWGSFSPRFGLYSVDFQNGLYRKEIDVFGENPAKIYAEEVQKARINRISWKK, encoded by the coding sequence ATGGTTAAGAGACCCGTCGCCTCCAAACACCCCTCCAGAGAAAATGAAAAAAATGTATCCTTTGAATGGCCCCATCATGAATTTTTATGGGGCGTGGCTACCTCCCCCTATCAACACGAAGGAGGAATGAATGGAGAAGGCGAACCGCTCAATAATTGGGCATGGGCAGAACGGGATAATCAGGTCGAACCTTCTGGGAAAAGTTGTAATTTTTGGAATCTGGCGGAAGAGGATTTAAAAAGAGCAAAAGCCCTTGGTCTTAATGCCTTTAGGCTTGGAATAAGTTGGAGTCGGATACAACCAGTCTATGATTTACCTCATCCTGAGAATCCTTCCTTTTTAGAGCCCCCTCCCTTTGATCCAACTGTTCTGGCTAGATACTCTGAAATCCTTGCCTATTGCAGAGCTCTTGGTTTGGAACCAGTGGTTACCCTTCATCATTTTACCCATCCTGCTTGGTTAGGACTTGATGCATGGATTCATCGATCCACTATCAATCATTACTTACGTTATGTGGAGTATACTATAAAATATCTGTTGGAACATCTGCCGAAAGATTTTCATTGTGAACCTCCAAGATTTTTCCTTACCGTCAACGAACCTAATATGCTCGCGACCTGTCATTATCTGTACGGATATTTTCCTTCCGGGGCAAACCGGGGAATTCATGCAGCCACCACCTGTTTAATCCATCTACTCGAAGCCCATTCCAGAGCTTATTTTCTGATTCACTCTCTGTATAAGTCCCATGGCTTAAAACCCTATGTCAGTTTCAACAACTATTCCAGTAACCTCTATTGGCTGGATTTAGCCTGGTTAGATCTTCTGCACGCTAACTATTTTGGTATCAAAAAACAAAAACTTTTCTCCTATCTTTGGGATAGAGCAAGACAGTTAGATTCAGCCTTCGATAAAGCACGATTTAGCTCTATATCTCTTGCTCGAAAAGCCTTAGGTTTTCTTCTCAAAAAAGCGCAACATTTTCTCGCTTATGCCTGTTCGTTCGAAAGCGCTTGGAAAGAACTACTTGAAGTTATTTATGCTTCCAAACAAAGGCCTTTTGATTTCATAGCATTTGACTACTATGATCCTTTTGTCGAACACGCCTTACGATGGCCAAGATGGAATGACGAATTACCAAAACGCAATAAAACTTTCCATGAATGGATGATGGAAGCTTTTACAAGTAAATGGTGGGATTGGAGAATGCTTCCTGAAGGATTGGCCTTTGTTACCCATCAACTTACTCATTATCAATTACCTTTATTGATTTCTGAAAATGGGCTAGCTTACCGCTATACTCCTTCAGGGATGATGGAAAAAAGAAGAGATTCTGTATTAAGAAGTCATTATATTCGAGCGCACGTCCGCATCGTAAACAAACTTCGAGAAGAAGGAGCACCGCTTTTTGGCTATCTTTATTGGTCTTTGGTTGACAACTACGAATGGGGCTCTTTTTCACCCCGATTCGGCTTGTATTCTGTAGATTTCCAAAACGGACTCTATAGGAAAGAAATTGATGTTTTTGGAGAAAATCCGGCAAAAATTTATGCTGAAGAGGTTCAAAAGGCCAGGATTAACAGGATCAGTTGGAAAAAATAG
- the kdsB gene encoding 3-deoxy-manno-octulosonate cytidylyltransferase, protein MSNRSLFLKEAKSHSESFMTTIIVIPARWGSSRFPGKPLAMLGGKPLIQWAWERAMECKRAKKVVVATDDQRIFDVVKGFGGEPLMTKSSHLSGTDRVAEVAALYKADRYVNFQGDEPFLPGKEIDRLIEGMGAAPIATLARKLMEDSERKNPNVVKVVCDVDGFAIYFSRAPIPFLKNKTINYSLQAHVGIYAFSSWALQKFISLPYGILEQVESLEQLRAIENRIPIRVVSTAYQTVAIDTPEDLSKADQMLKHNKELL, encoded by the coding sequence ATGAGTAATCGCAGCCTTTTTTTGAAAGAAGCAAAATCTCATTCTGAGTCCTTCATGACAACCATCATTGTTATTCCTGCTAGATGGGGTTCCAGTAGGTTTCCTGGCAAACCATTAGCGATGTTAGGAGGCAAACCACTCATTCAATGGGCTTGGGAAAGGGCTATGGAATGCAAAAGAGCAAAGAAAGTTGTGGTAGCCACTGATGATCAAAGAATTTTTGACGTAGTGAAAGGTTTTGGCGGGGAACCATTGATGACTAAATCGAGCCATCTTTCCGGAACGGATCGAGTAGCTGAAGTAGCCGCTTTATATAAGGCAGACAGATATGTAAACTTCCAAGGGGACGAACCTTTTCTTCCTGGGAAAGAAATAGACAGGCTTATTGAGGGCATGGGAGCAGCTCCAATTGCCACCCTAGCAAGAAAACTTATGGAGGACTCCGAAAGGAAAAATCCAAATGTCGTAAAAGTTGTTTGCGATGTAGATGGTTTTGCCATTTATTTTAGCAGAGCACCAATACCTTTTCTGAAAAATAAAACGATCAATTATTCGCTGCAGGCGCATGTGGGTATTTACGCATTTTCATCATGGGCTTTACAAAAATTTATTTCTCTTCCATATGGAATATTAGAACAAGTGGAATCCTTGGAACAACTCAGGGCAATAGAGAACCGAATTCCTATTCGGGTGGTTTCTACTGCCTATCAAACTGTGGCTATAGACACCCCTGAAGACTTGTCGAAGGCCGACCAAATGCTTAAACATAATAAAGAGCTGCTATGA
- a CDS encoding glycosyltransferase, with amino-acid sequence MWLCRVFHRYFVANEESKIHLINLGIPKERIIFSGIPIDPIFKPSPSKIEPKKSLGFDPELPVILISAGALGVSPAEAILESLETLQMPIQIVVVCGKNPQMEEKIRTKASKLSNHTIRIYGFTDSMHKLMDAADLFIGKPGGLTASEAMAMGLPMIIISPIPGQEEFNSDYLLEKGVAIKCNEFTTLAYKVSYLLSHPQKLQQMRKNAFKHSTPKAAYKIVKILLEDELNPPEPVCLSPGQKEHA; translated from the coding sequence ATGTGGCTTTGTCGAGTTTTCCACAGGTATTTTGTTGCCAATGAAGAAAGCAAAATCCATCTGATCAATCTCGGCATTCCCAAAGAAAGAATCATTTTCAGTGGTATTCCGATTGATCCCATATTCAAACCTTCTCCAAGCAAGATTGAGCCGAAAAAAAGCCTTGGCTTTGATCCGGAGCTTCCTGTAATTTTGATTTCAGCTGGAGCCCTTGGAGTGAGTCCTGCTGAGGCCATCCTCGAATCTCTAGAAACGTTGCAAATGCCGATACAGATCGTTGTGGTCTGCGGAAAAAACCCACAAATGGAGGAAAAGATCCGAACAAAAGCCTCAAAGCTTTCCAATCATACTATTAGAATATATGGTTTTACAGATTCAATGCATAAACTGATGGATGCGGCTGATCTTTTCATTGGCAAGCCAGGCGGATTGACCGCTTCAGAAGCTATGGCCATGGGCTTGCCAATGATTATTATTTCTCCAATACCCGGTCAAGAAGAATTTAATAGCGATTATCTGTTAGAAAAAGGAGTTGCAATAAAATGCAATGAATTTACAACATTAGCCTATAAAGTAAGTTATCTTCTTTCCCATCCCCAAAAATTGCAACAAATGAGAAAAAATGCTTTTAAACACAGTACCCCTAAGGCTGCCTACAAGATTGTCAAAATTTTGTTGGAAGACGAGCTTAATCCCCCTGAACCAGTTTGCTTGTCACCAGGACAAAAAGAACACGCATGA
- a CDS encoding LptA/OstA family protein, translating to MKPFLLLLLFFFLRLNVFGQFPEENPPELLSNPDATVVTSNTFRMDQNNHQGFFSGNVITIANNFKMRSNEMTVYFDESGSEIKRLIAKGDAVLVQEKRTAKASQMEYIVPEDKLILTGNPEVIEENKDHVTGNVITIFRNTNQMFVDGHSRVILLRNSQPQEQQQKK from the coding sequence ATGAAACCCTTTTTGTTATTACTCCTTTTTTTCTTTCTCCGATTGAATGTTTTTGGTCAATTTCCAGAAGAAAACCCACCAGAACTGCTTTCCAACCCTGATGCTACAGTCGTCACATCGAATACTTTCCGAATGGATCAAAACAATCATCAAGGATTTTTTAGTGGCAATGTCATCACCATAGCGAACAATTTTAAAATGCGATCGAATGAAATGACCGTTTACTTTGATGAAAGTGGTTCTGAAATCAAAAGACTTATTGCCAAAGGAGATGCAGTGCTCGTACAAGAAAAAAGGACTGCCAAAGCATCTCAAATGGAATATATTGTTCCAGAAGATAAGTTAATATTAACGGGCAATCCCGAAGTGATTGAAGAAAATAAAGACCATGTGACAGGCAATGTGATTACAATATTTCGAAACACCAATCAGATGTTTGTGGATGGACACAGCCGCGTGATTCTCCTAAGAAACAGTCAACCACAAGAGCAGCAACAGAAAAAATAG
- a CDS encoding D-glycero-alpha-D-manno-heptose-1,7-bisphosphate 7-phosphatase: MNKAVFFDRDDTLIKNIPYLKNEKLIEIPHGLDQQLLRLKKAGFLLFIVSNQSGVARGLLTAGDVEKVNQRLLEMVGSSFFEKIYLSYEGPTQEITWDRKPQPTMIWKATKEYDIDCGRSFFVGDRLADVLCGRNSGCKTIFINLGRKNLDAFVACRLATYVTFSLFEAIDVILSVENE, translated from the coding sequence ATGAACAAGGCTGTTTTCTTTGATAGAGATGACACGCTGATTAAAAATATACCCTATTTAAAAAACGAAAAACTGATAGAAATTCCCCATGGCTTGGATCAACAACTTTTGAGACTTAAAAAAGCGGGTTTTCTGTTATTCATCGTTTCGAATCAATCGGGTGTTGCCCGAGGACTGCTAACAGCCGGGGACGTTGAAAAGGTCAATCAGAGACTATTAGAAATGGTTGGTAGCAGTTTTTTTGAAAAGATCTATCTTTCTTATGAAGGACCTACACAGGAAATCACTTGGGACAGAAAACCACAGCCGACAATGATTTGGAAGGCTACTAAAGAATATGATATCGATTGTGGCAGATCTTTTTTTGTGGGAGATAGACTAGCTGATGTCCTTTGCGGCAGAAACAGTGGATGCAAAACTATTTTTATAAACCTGGGAAGAAAAAACCTCGATGCGTTTGTAGCCTGTCGGCTTGCGACCTATGTGACCTTTTCTCTTTTTGAAGCCATTGATGTAATTCTTTCTGTTGAAAATGAGTAA
- a CDS encoding MBL fold metallo-hydrolase translates to MKDPIIYTGGELQTNAYLISGKHGYICIDAPQGITSFLKQKKIEVDSLLLTHGHFDHIWEARLIEKSFHCTVYVHPSDYNLVQNSGGVAYMGIKGAIAPPEEIIALPVLAGGSVHWGCNGVEFILFHIPGHSPGSVAFYVPRMHAVFCGDILFAGSIGRTDLPNGNFSALLEGIKNYLFSLPPQTVVYPGHGPSTTIQKEKETNPFFKVKD, encoded by the coding sequence ATGAAAGACCCAATTATTTATACAGGAGGAGAACTCCAAACCAATGCGTATCTCATCTCTGGAAAGCATGGTTATATTTGTATTGATGCTCCGCAGGGCATCACTTCATTTCTTAAGCAGAAGAAAATTGAAGTAGATAGTCTTCTTCTTACCCATGGACATTTTGATCACATATGGGAAGCTCGTTTAATCGAAAAATCTTTTCACTGCACTGTCTATGTTCATCCTTCCGATTATAATTTAGTCCAAAATTCCGGAGGTGTTGCCTATATGGGTATCAAAGGAGCCATAGCCCCTCCAGAAGAAATCATTGCTTTACCTGTACTTGCAGGCGGCAGTGTGCATTGGGGATGCAATGGAGTAGAATTTATCCTTTTTCATATTCCAGGACATAGTCCAGGGAGTGTTGCTTTTTATGTTCCAAGGATGCATGCTGTCTTTTGTGGGGATATTCTTTTTGCTGGTTCTATAGGGAGAACAGATCTTCCAAATGGAAATTTCTCGGCCCTTCTGGAAGGAATTAAAAACTATCTTTTTTCTTTGCCTCCTCAAACCGTTGTCTATCCTGGGCATGGCCCGTCAACAACCATTCAGAAAGAAAAAGAAACAAATCCTTTTTTCAAAGTGAAAGATTAA
- a CDS encoding MGDG synthase family glycosyltransferase: MKNLESIRVLILSTSAGTGHVRAAEALEKAFLEDPRVGQVICVDALKFTNKIFRDFYSKLYIQLVERAPSFLGWWYRTTDEPWKTDKMRLMLDRLNTKPLIDFISRYRPQVTVCTHFLPAEIISYLISQKK, translated from the coding sequence GTGAAAAATTTAGAATCAATACGAGTTTTAATCCTATCAACAAGTGCCGGCACTGGACACGTTCGTGCTGCGGAAGCATTGGAAAAGGCTTTTCTTGAAGATCCAAGAGTAGGACAAGTGATTTGCGTAGATGCTTTAAAATTTACCAACAAAATCTTCAGAGACTTTTACTCAAAACTTTATATCCAGCTAGTTGAAAGAGCTCCTTCTTTTCTCGGTTGGTGGTATCGAACAACCGACGAGCCTTGGAAAACCGATAAAATGAGACTCATGCTCGATCGGTTAAATACCAAACCACTTATCGATTTTATTTCTAGGTACCGGCCTCAAGTGACCGTTTGTACTCATTTTCTGCCCGCTGAGATCATTTCCTATTTGATTTCTCAAAAAAAATAG
- a CDS encoding aspartate aminotransferase family protein: protein MDIKKIIESRMGENYSLHYQYINRTLVQVQRIIGFDKIYTRAQGAYLFDKEGNRYLDFLGGFGVFAVGRNNPKVKKVIEEVLDLDLPNMVQMDSALLSGLLAEALVKRFEACGASHLNAIFICNSGTEAVEGAIKFARAATRRPRILSLTNSFHGLSMGSLSVSANPYFHEGFGPFLPGCEHVVMGDLNGLEHELKKGDVAAFLFEPVQGKGIYFPRDNYFEEAQKLCRKYGTLLISDEVQTGLGRTGKWFGFEHWNLEPDIVTLAKALSGGYVPCGAIATRREIYQKVFNRLDRCIVHSSTFGRNNLACACGLATLSILEENNLIENSKNCGEKIETALIGLQKKYDWIKEVRVKGLMIAIEFGEPKSITGKMAWKTIHSMDKGLFPQLIVSTLMSEHRILSQVAANNLDIVKCLPPLIIGDEEINYFITSLESVLEELKKFPGPLWNLGTNFLKAMRAQKTDG, encoded by the coding sequence ATGGACATTAAAAAAATTATAGAATCTCGAATGGGTGAAAATTATTCACTTCATTATCAATATATCAATAGAACGCTCGTTCAGGTTCAAAGGATCATTGGGTTTGATAAAATTTATACCAGAGCACAAGGTGCTTATCTGTTTGATAAAGAAGGCAACAGATATCTGGATTTTCTTGGAGGTTTTGGCGTTTTTGCTGTTGGCAGAAACAATCCAAAAGTAAAAAAAGTGATCGAAGAGGTACTCGATTTGGATTTGCCGAATATGGTCCAGATGGATTCAGCTCTCTTGAGTGGTCTCCTTGCTGAAGCCCTTGTAAAACGATTTGAGGCCTGTGGAGCCTCTCATCTGAATGCCATCTTTATATGTAATAGTGGGACAGAAGCTGTAGAAGGGGCTATAAAATTTGCTAGAGCTGCAACAAGACGGCCTCGAATCCTTTCTCTTACCAACTCTTTTCATGGACTAAGTATGGGTTCTCTATCCGTCTCAGCAAATCCCTATTTTCATGAAGGATTCGGTCCTTTTTTACCCGGCTGTGAACATGTCGTTATGGGAGATTTAAATGGTCTAGAACATGAGCTAAAAAAGGGAGATGTGGCTGCTTTTCTTTTCGAACCTGTCCAAGGAAAAGGAATTTATTTTCCAAGAGATAATTACTTTGAGGAAGCTCAAAAATTATGTAGAAAATATGGCACTTTGCTGATTAGTGATGAAGTTCAAACAGGTTTAGGGAGAACGGGAAAATGGTTTGGATTTGAACATTGGAATCTTGAGCCAGACATTGTGACGCTTGCAAAAGCTTTAAGTGGTGGCTATGTGCCTTGTGGAGCTATAGCTACCCGAAGAGAAATCTATCAAAAAGTCTTTAATCGGCTCGATAGATGTATCGTTCATTCCTCAACGTTTGGGAGGAATAATCTCGCCTGTGCTTGTGGGCTTGCTACCTTATCCATACTAGAGGAAAACAACTTAATTGAGAACTCCAAAAACTGTGGAGAAAAGATTGAAACGGCTTTGATTGGTCTCCAAAAAAAATATGATTGGATTAAAGAAGTACGGGTCAAAGGGCTTATGATTGCCATTGAATTTGGTGAACCCAAGTCCATCACTGGAAAAATGGCATGGAAGACCATTCATTCAATGGACAAAGGGCTTTTCCCTCAATTAATTGTTTCTACCCTCATGTCTGAACATAGAATATTGAGTCAAGTTGCAGCAAACAATCTGGACATTGTCAAATGCCTTCCTCCTTTGATCATAGGAGATGAAGAAATCAACTATTTTATCACTTCCTTGGAATCGGTTCTTGAAGAATTAAAAAAATTCCCTGGGCCCTTGTGGAACTTAGGAACCAATTTCTTAAAAGCGATGAGAGCACAAAAAACAGATGGTTAG
- a CDS encoding bifunctional heptose 7-phosphate kinase/heptose 1-phosphate adenyltransferase, giving the protein MFFSANAIDHFLVRFSKLRALVIGDLMLDEFVWGKVSRLSPEAPVPIVEVQKCSYFPGGAANVARNLLEFTKEVSVLGVVGEDEAGKKLLQSLENFGCNLRGIQIIQNRQTTQKTRIFGRQQQVVRVDRETKEPIPKEITQNILLYLEKELDSKDLIIIEDYAKGLLDQTIIDFILNHTKGKDILVAVDPHSNNRLNWTGVSVVKPNRKEAIALAGFPDVHEEDLTKIVEAARILQKKWHCSYILVTLGEEGMLLLEREGKPKTISAVSREVFDVSGAGDTAISLFSLALSAGATGFEAALIANHGAGVVVGKLGTATCTPAELKQSILSFPPTIDSRL; this is encoded by the coding sequence ATGTTTTTTTCTGCTAACGCCATCGACCATTTTTTAGTTCGCTTTTCAAAATTAAGGGCATTAGTTATTGGAGATCTCATGCTCGATGAATTTGTTTGGGGAAAGGTTTCTCGTCTTTCTCCTGAGGCTCCTGTACCAATCGTAGAAGTCCAGAAATGTTCCTATTTTCCTGGAGGCGCAGCTAATGTGGCTCGGAATCTGCTTGAATTTACAAAAGAGGTTTCTGTTTTAGGAGTTGTTGGAGAAGATGAGGCAGGGAAAAAATTGCTTCAATCTTTGGAAAATTTTGGATGCAACCTGCGTGGCATTCAAATCATCCAAAATAGGCAAACGACCCAAAAAACAAGAATTTTCGGCAGGCAACAACAGGTAGTAAGGGTGGACAGGGAAACAAAAGAACCAATCCCTAAGGAAATTACCCAGAATATTTTGCTTTACTTAGAAAAGGAATTGGATTCTAAAGATCTTATCATTATCGAAGATTATGCCAAAGGGTTGCTTGATCAAACGATCATCGATTTTATTTTAAATCATACCAAAGGTAAGGACATCCTTGTTGCTGTGGATCCCCATTCAAACAACCGCCTCAACTGGACAGGAGTGAGTGTCGTTAAGCCAAACAGAAAAGAGGCAATCGCTCTTGCAGGCTTTCCAGATGTTCACGAAGAAGATCTGACAAAGATTGTGGAAGCTGCCAGAATACTCCAAAAAAAATGGCACTGTTCCTACATCCTTGTCACTTTAGGGGAAGAGGGAATGCTTCTGTTGGAGAGGGAAGGAAAACCTAAAACCATATCGGCTGTTTCTAGAGAGGTTTTCGATGTTTCTGGAGCTGGAGATACAGCTATCAGTCTTTTTTCCCTTGCGCTTTCAGCTGGAGCCACTGGATTTGAAGCAGCTCTGATTGCCAATCATGGGGCGGGGGTTGTTGTTGGAAAACTAGGAACCGCCACCTGCACTCCTGCCGAACTCAAACAAAGCATTTTATCTTTCCCTCCTACGATCGACTCAAGACTATGA
- the kdsA gene encoding 3-deoxy-8-phosphooctulonate synthase, with product MNTKKEPFIVIAGPCVIESMELLIDTALELKKITTKYQLPFYFKSSFDKANRSSINSFRGPGLTKGLNMLSKIKEKTGCALTTDVHLPDQVKPVAQIVDILQVPAYLCRQTDLILACGESGKIVNVKKGQFLAPDDVDLIAEKLQWAGCKNFFFTERGSCFGYHDLIVDMRGIVRMRSRKHKVIFDATHSVQRPSALGKQTGGEEAMAFPLARAAVSIGIDGLFFETHPYPEKAMSDASTMIPLGKVDQMLECLLKIHEAVP from the coding sequence ATGAATACAAAAAAAGAGCCTTTTATTGTCATTGCCGGTCCCTGCGTGATCGAATCGATGGAACTTCTTATAGATACTGCCCTTGAACTAAAAAAAATTACAACTAAATACCAGCTTCCTTTTTATTTTAAGTCTTCCTTTGACAAAGCAAACCGCTCCTCCATTAATTCTTTTCGTGGCCCAGGCCTGACAAAAGGGTTAAACATGTTATCAAAAATCAAAGAAAAAACGGGCTGTGCCCTCACGACTGATGTGCATCTTCCAGATCAAGTAAAACCAGTAGCTCAAATTGTTGACATCCTTCAAGTACCTGCCTATTTATGCAGGCAAACCGATTTAATCTTGGCTTGCGGAGAAAGCGGAAAAATTGTCAATGTAAAAAAGGGACAATTTTTAGCTCCTGATGACGTTGATCTTATAGCTGAAAAGCTCCAATGGGCCGGCTGCAAAAATTTCTTTTTTACAGAAAGGGGCAGCTGCTTTGGCTATCATGATCTTATTGTCGATATGCGAGGGATTGTTCGCATGCGGTCTAGAAAACATAAGGTTATCTTTGATGCCACACATTCAGTTCAACGACCTTCAGCACTTGGTAAGCAGACAGGAGGGGAAGAAGCCATGGCTTTCCCTTTAGCCAGGGCCGCTGTGTCTATTGGCATTGACGGACTTTTTTTTGAAACGCATCCTTATCCAGAAAAAGCCATGTCAGATGCCTCGACAATGATCCCACTGGGCAAAGTGGATCAAATGCTTGAATGCCTTTTAAAAATCCATGAAGCCGTTCCTTAA